The proteins below are encoded in one region of Methanosarcina barkeri 3:
- the larA gene encoding nickel-dependent lactate racemase, with the protein MTANIKKISLAFGSTRIEFEIPERNLASVILPSEFEIREEETFLIKKALENPIKSRRLSEIVSPDSKVAIIVSDVTRPTPTAKLLPPLLDELYLGGVKDENITIVFALGLHRNQTEEESRKLVGEEIYKKIRCIQHDRKKCRYLGKTSFETPVEIFQEVADSDIIVSTGTLEFHYYAGYSGGGKSILPGISSEKSILSYHSFYSKLFEGDPLSGRIGSPARQNIEEAARIAGLDFILNVVINSKKEIVAAVAGDFIEAHRKGVEIVDSMYKVPVEPADAVIVSCGGFPKDINLFQATKSLENAIPAIKKGGSIVLVAECTEGIGDKVYERWNRECKTPDEAIQKFRECFEFGGHKAATVGRAAKTFKLYLVSKLSDTESRTAFFIHVKSVEEALEKIFSENSGAKIYVMPNGGWTLSVMR; encoded by the coding sequence ATGACTGCAAACATAAAAAAAATATCACTTGCTTTTGGAAGTACAAGAATTGAGTTTGAAATCCCTGAAAGAAATCTTGCCAGTGTTATTTTACCTTCAGAATTTGAAATAAGGGAAGAAGAGACCTTTCTTATTAAAAAAGCGCTTGAAAATCCCATAAAAAGCCGACGGCTTTCTGAGATTGTGAGCCCTGATTCGAAGGTTGCAATTATAGTTAGCGATGTTACGCGTCCAACTCCTACTGCAAAACTTCTTCCTCCTCTGCTTGATGAGCTCTACCTTGGAGGGGTAAAGGACGAAAACATTACTATTGTTTTTGCTCTTGGGCTACATAGAAACCAGACTGAAGAAGAATCCCGAAAACTGGTTGGAGAAGAAATCTACAAAAAAATCCGCTGCATCCAGCACGACAGGAAAAAATGCAGGTATCTTGGAAAAACAAGTTTTGAAACGCCTGTCGAAATTTTTCAAGAAGTAGCAGACTCCGATATTATCGTAAGTACAGGAACCCTGGAATTTCACTATTATGCAGGATACAGTGGAGGAGGAAAATCTATTCTTCCGGGAATCAGTTCTGAAAAATCTATTCTTTCTTATCATAGTTTTTATAGCAAACTCTTTGAAGGTGATCCTCTCTCAGGCAGAATCGGCAGTCCTGCAAGACAAAACATAGAAGAAGCTGCAAGGATTGCAGGCCTTGACTTTATTCTTAATGTAGTGATTAACAGCAAAAAAGAGATAGTTGCTGCCGTTGCAGGCGATTTCATCGAGGCTCACAGGAAAGGCGTGGAGATTGTCGATTCCATGTATAAAGTGCCTGTAGAGCCTGCGGATGCAGTAATTGTTTCTTGTGGAGGCTTTCCAAAGGACATTAACCTTTTCCAGGCGACAAAATCCCTTGAAAATGCGATTCCTGCCATAAAGAAAGGAGGTTCAATAGTACTTGTGGCCGAATGTACAGAAGGAATAGGGGACAAGGTTTATGAGCGCTGGAATAGAGAGTGCAAAACTCCGGATGAGGCAATACAGAAGTTCAGAGAATGTTTTGAGTTCGGAGGACATAAAGCTGCCACTGTTGGGAGAGCTGCAAAAACTTTCAAACTTTATCTTGTCTCTAAGCTTTCGGACACTGAAAGCAGAACCGCTTTCTTTATTCACGTAAAAAGTGTAGAAGAAGCGCTTGAGAAGATTTTTTCCGAAAACTCTGGCGCTAAAATATATGTTATGCCCAACGGTGGATGGACTCTGTCTGTAATGAGATAA